In the Oceanibaculum nanhaiense genome, GCGGGCACTGCCTCGCCGGTCTCCAAGGCGGAATGGGGCAAGATCAGCGTCGCGGCGCTGGACGATATGGTCGGCGTTTCCACCACCGCGCTCTCCTCGCTGGCGGATTACGCGGCGGACCGCAATGCCGACGCCCAGATGAAGCTGGCGATGAATGCCGGCCTGCTGCTGCTGGCCCTGGCCATCGGTGTTGCCGGTCTGCTGATCGTGCGCGGCCGGGTGACCCGGCCGATGGCCGGAATCACCGAGGCCATGCTGCGTGTTGCCGAGGGCGACCTCGACGGCGAGATTCCCTACAAGGACCGCAAGGACGAGATTGGCGATCTGGCTGGCACGCTGGTGGTGTTCCGCGACAATGCGGAGGCCCGGCGCCGGATGGAAGCCGCGACTGCCGAAGAGCAGCGCAAGCGCACTGAGCGTCAGCAGGTGATCGAAAACCTGCTGGTCAATTTCGACAACAGCGTGTCGGGCGTGCTGGGCGCCGTCGCTGCCGCCGCGACGGAGCTGGAACGCACGGCCACCAGCATGACCGACGTTGCTCAGGTCACCAGCGACCAGGCACTGGCGACATCGGAGGCGGCGCAGCAGACCTCGGCCAATGTGCAGACCGTGGCGGCCGCGACCGACGAGATGTCCAGCTCGACCGCCGAAATCGCCCGTCAGGTCGAGGAAAGCACCAAGGTTGCCCGTCAGGCTTCGCAGGAAGCCGAGCAGACCGGCACGATTGTCGAGGAGCTGTCCAATTCGGCCAAGCGCATCGGCGAGGTTATTGGCCTGATCAACGACATTGCCGAACAGACCAACCTGCTGGCGCTGAACGCGACCATCGAAGCGGCTCGCGCCGGTGAGGCCGGCAAGGGCTTCGCGGTCGTTGCCTCGGAGGTGAAGAATCTGGCCAGCCAGACCGCCAAGGCGACCGAGGATATCGTCGCGCAGGTCAATGCCATGCAGTCGGCGACCGGCTCCACGGTGCAGGCCATCGCCTCCATCGCGGCGGTTATCGCCCAGGTGAACGAAATCTCCGCCACCATCTCCGCCGCCGTCGAGGAGCAGAATGCGACCACGGCGGAAATCGCCCGGAATGTGCAGCAGGCGGCCTCCGCGACCGAGGGCGTGACCGGGAATATCGGCAAGGTGAGCGAGGCGGCCGAGCAGACCGGTGCCGCCGGGGCCGAGGTGCTGGGTGCGGCCCAGGAGCTGTCGGAAAAGTCGGAGCAGATGCGCCGCGAGATCGAGACCTTCCTGACCGATATCCGCGCCGCCTGATCCGGGCAGCAGTGACTACAGGAGACGCCGGGCCTCGTGCCCGGCGTTTTCTTTTGCGCGCCCTCTTTCCCCGGTGGCGGGCCATGCTATCGTCCGGTTACGTCCTGTGACCGTTCCGGATTCTCATGCCGACACCGCCTGACGCCGCATCGCCGACGCCGCTCCGCTGGCTTGTCCTGTTCGGCGTGTGGATCGTCTATTGCTGCTTCGGCCTGACCATCGCCGGGCTGGCCCCGCTGATCGGGCCGATCACCCGTGACCTGTCGATCAGCAACACGGCGATGGGCGGCGTGCTGGGCATCTGGCAGCTGGTCTATATTGGCGCCGCCATTCCCTGCGGTGCGCTGCTCGACCGTATCGGCGCGCGCTGGGCGCTGCTGCTGGGGGCGGGCATCATCGCCTTGTCGGGTTATCTGCGCGGCATGGCGGAGGGTGCTGCGCTGCTCTATCTGGCCGTGGCCCTGTTCGGCATCGGCGGTCCCATCGTCTCCGCCGGTGCGCCGAAGGTGATCGCACGCTGGTTCACGGGGTCGGAGCGCGGCTTTGCCATGGGCATCTACATTACCGGGCCGAATATCGGCGGCATCATTGCCTTCTCGCTGACCAATTCCGTTCTGATGCCGGCCTTTGGCGGCGACTGGCGCGCCGTGTTGTGGCTGTGGGCGACGGTATCGGTGGCGGGCGGGCTGCTGTGGCTGGCGATTGCCAGCCTGCCGGCGGTGCGCGCACGGGACGATGCGGCGGAAGCCGAGGCGCGCCGCGACGGGCAGGGCGGCGGCGTGGCCGAACTGCTGCGTATCCCGGCGGTGCCCATCATCCTGATCATGAGTGTCGGCATCTTCACCTATAATCACGGCCTGAATAACTGGCTGCCGGAATTGCTGCGCGTGTCGGGCATGACACCGGCCGAGGCCGGCTACTGGGCGGCGGTGCCGACGCTGGTCGGCATCCTGGGGTCGCTGGTCATCCCACGCCTTGCGACACCGGCGCGGCGGCTGCCGATCCTGGCCGTGCTGTTCGTCCTTGCCTTCCTGTCCTGCCTGCTGATCGGTACGGTGTGGCAGCCGGGCCTGATGACCGGCCTGGTGCTGCAGGGCATCGCGCGCTCCTCCCTCATGACCATTGCCATCCTGATCCTGGTGGAAACGCCGGGCATCGGCACAAGGCGGGCCGGGGCGGCCAGCGGGCTGTTCTTCGCCGCCGCCGAGGTGGGCGGGGCGGGCGGCCCCTTCGCGCTGGGGTTGCTCTACGATGCGACGGGCGGCTTTCAGGCCGGCCTCACCCTGCTGGCGGCGCTGTCCGCTGCGATGCTGCTGTGCGTCGCGCTGCTGTACCGTCTGGCCCGGCGACAGGCCGCCTAGCCGGCGCTGAACAGCGGGAAAGTGACTCCCAGCGACCAGGCGAGACAGAGACCGAGGCCGATTCCCGCGGACACCGGCCCGCTGCGCTGTCCGATCCATCTTCCCATCAGGCCGTGCATGAGCAGGAACAGGAGCAGCACCGGCAGGATGATAAACAGGAACATCAATCTCTCCGGGTCCAGAAGGGCCGCTCCGGCCAGCGACAGGAGCAGGGCGGTCCGTGCGGCGATGCGCTGCCACCAGCGCCCGCTGCCGGCACCGGTCAGCACACTGTCCGCCACCATGAACGGAATGGTGCCAATACACAGGATGGCGATGATCGTCAGCCGTTCGGCATTCGGCACGAAGCTCGCCGCATAGCGGTCCATCGCGAATCCGAAGACGGCGATACCCCAGATTGCGAGCAGCAGGATGGCGGGGATCGACAGCGCCCGTCCGGCGATCCGCCAGACCAGTATGAGTTGCAGCCCGCCATAGACCGCCAGATGGGCCATCAGATAGTCGGCCACCAGCACCGGCATGAACGGCACATAGACCGCCGTGCCAACCAGCGGCACCAGAAAGGCGGGAAGCAGAAGTGCCATCCAGAATCGCCGCGCCGGGATGGCGATGGCGGGCTGCGGCCGGCGCGGCAGCAGACGCGAGAGCGGGTGCAGCAGGGCGACGATTCCGCCCAGCAACAGCACGATCCACAGGCCAGGCTGGACAATGGGGCCGTCGCTCTTCCGTCCGAACGCATCATCCAGCCAGGCGCGCGCCTCGCGCAGTGCGGTGGCGCTGAACAGCACACCGACATGTTCGACGGCGGGGGCGACGACGGCCCGGCGCACGATGCCGCCGGCGCTGACACTCTCGCCTTCGCCGGCATCCGGCCGGAGCTGCCGCAGATTGTCGAGTGCGACGCTGCGCAGGGCGCCTTCCCACTGGCCACTGATCATGAGCAGCCGGTTGGGTTCGGTCGCAGTTACTGCACCGGAGAACATGGAGATTGCAACAATGGCGGCGATGGGCGTTCCGGCGGCGCGCTCGGCGATCGCGGCGCGCACGATGATGTCGGTCGCCATCGAATGGCCAAGCAGGGCGACGGCGCCGGTAACGTTAGGCAGGGTGCGCCCGGCGGCGATCACACGGCGCGTCTCGGCGACAAGAAGCGCGGTCGTGCCGTCGATCGAGGTCACGTCCCCGGA is a window encoding:
- a CDS encoding methyl-accepting chemotaxis protein, which produces MFAKGIRIANLLTGLFAVLLVFLLTFCIREMITAVSDQRQAGEVLIQANAARDVFNALQNTRLERGPVTSALKADALAGNGLLETITKVRGLSGPATDAVIKACGEIDCGADVSVQKLTAALDKLKALRTEVDPGLRGPLANRRAGLADEWQKSATVMVKLLESINDHLGTEMRLAGSISAELIAIKDAAYLTRDAVGLERVVVGDAIDAGSVKPAQQARMLVWRGQAKAGWSQLAMLVSRDGVDPQVAAAFAKAKTIYIDTLIPARDKIDAALAAGTASPVSKAEWGKISVAALDDMVGVSTTALSSLADYAADRNADAQMKLAMNAGLLLLALAIGVAGLLIVRGRVTRPMAGITEAMLRVAEGDLDGEIPYKDRKDEIGDLAGTLVVFRDNAEARRRMEAATAEEQRKRTERQQVIENLLVNFDNSVSGVLGAVAAAATELERTATSMTDVAQVTSDQALATSEAAQQTSANVQTVAAATDEMSSSTAEIARQVEESTKVARQASQEAEQTGTIVEELSNSAKRIGEVIGLINDIAEQTNLLALNATIEAARAGEAGKGFAVVASEVKNLASQTAKATEDIVAQVNAMQSATGSTVQAIASIAAVIAQVNEISATISAAVEEQNATTAEIARNVQQAASATEGVTGNIGKVSEAAEQTGAAGAEVLGAAQELSEKSEQMRREIETFLTDIRAA
- a CDS encoding MFS transporter, giving the protein MPTPPDAASPTPLRWLVLFGVWIVYCCFGLTIAGLAPLIGPITRDLSISNTAMGGVLGIWQLVYIGAAIPCGALLDRIGARWALLLGAGIIALSGYLRGMAEGAALLYLAVALFGIGGPIVSAGAPKVIARWFTGSERGFAMGIYITGPNIGGIIAFSLTNSVLMPAFGGDWRAVLWLWATVSVAGGLLWLAIASLPAVRARDDAAEAEARRDGQGGGVAELLRIPAVPIILIMSVGIFTYNHGLNNWLPELLRVSGMTPAEAGYWAAVPTLVGILGSLVIPRLATPARRLPILAVLFVLAFLSCLLIGTVWQPGLMTGLVLQGIARSSLMTIAILILVETPGIGTRRAGAASGLFFAAAEVGGAGGPFALGLLYDATGGFQAGLTLLAALSAAMLLCVALLYRLARRQAA
- a CDS encoding alpha/beta fold hydrolase, with protein sequence MSHDTPPKAGQPPKTGRIAGHWLLALVALVAICVSIVQLEQGRSGLDISEMRIGTTPATLYRKAGNTGEASSPLVVVAHGFAGSRQLMQAYSLTLAQSGYTVLAFDFEGHGRNPVPMSGDVTSIDGTTALLVAETRRVIAAGRTLPNVTGAVALLGHSMATDIIVRAAIAERAAGTPIAAIVAISMFSGAVTATEPNRLLMISGQWEGALRSVALDNLRQLRPDAGEGESVSAGGIVRRAVVAPAVEHVGVLFSATALREARAWLDDAFGRKSDGPIVQPGLWIVLLLGGIVALLHPLSRLLPRRPQPAIAIPARRFWMALLLPAFLVPLVGTAVYVPFMPVLVADYLMAHLAVYGGLQLILVWRIAGRALSIPAILLLAIWGIAVFGFAMDRYAASFVPNAERLTIIAILCIGTIPFMVADSVLTGAGSGRWWQRIAARTALLLSLAGAALLDPERLMFLFIILPVLLLFLLMHGLMGRWIGQRSGPVSAGIGLGLCLAWSLGVTFPLFSAG